The region TGTCGGCCAGGCACAGCGCGTGGTGCTGGCTCTGGCTCTGTTGCACCGGCCCTCCGTCCTGATTGCCGACGAGCCCACCAGTGCGCTCGATCCTTCCACCCAGGTCGAGATCCTTGAGCTGCTGCGGCAGAGCAATCGCGAAGACGGCACAACCGTGCTCTACATCTCTCATGACCTGCTCTCGGTCCTCCAACTGTGCGACCGCATGGCGGTCCTGCAGGAGGGGCGAATCGTGGAGTGTCTGCCGGTCGACCGCATCGAGGAACTGGCCCGCCATCCCGCGACGCTGGCCCTCTTGCGTACTCTGCCGGTCCCACCCAGCGTCCTTCGGAAGTATGCGGAGCGCAGGGTTGCCAGTCCGTCCACAAGTCAGGGATTGCTCCAGTTTCAAGCTCCTCAAGGTGCTGCCACACAGGCTTCGGTTTCGCCTGATAAGCCTTCCGGCGGCACCAATCCTTCAGGACAGCCCAGCGAAATAATTCCTTTCTCTCCCCAATCCGTGCGTCGTAGTACAACTTCCGCGTACTAGTGACCTTTGGTGGTTACCACTACGCTCAGAGGGTCAGGGGCAGTGCACTTGATCACGATCAAGCCCCGATGAGTCAGCGAGACAAAGCCTTCAAGATCCGGGCCACTCGCCCCGTGCCAAGAATCCTTCTGCTTCCGTGCAGCCACCCGAGCGGTAAGGG is a window of Granulicella tundricola MP5ACTX9 DNA encoding:
- a CDS encoding ATP-binding cassette domain-containing protein; amino-acid sequence: MNDILNVRIKAGYGTEPILEDVQFDLQQGERLGLVGTSGAGKSTLVLALMGLLPWRRGWIKGEVVLEGVNLLALNERQARQVRGKRIALVPQSPLSALNSALSLQAHFEEAWRAHEEGGGNRFRARIKELLQKVRLPAEGHFLSRKPGEISVGQAQRVVLALALLHRPSVLIADEPTSALDPSTQVEILELLRQSNREDGTTVLYISHDLLSVLQLCDRMAVLQEGRIVECLPVDRIEELARHPATLALLRTLPVPPSVLRKYAERRVASPSTSQGLLQFQAPQGAATQASVSPDKPSGGTNPSGQPSEIIPFSPQSVRRSTTSAY